Proteins encoded within one genomic window of Nitrospina gracilis 3/211:
- a CDS encoding GPW/gp25 family protein gives MAFMGDTPYMKFPFRVGESGVEVSDRIRHVREQVEQVLYTDPGERVFRPEFGAGLRALVFEPNNSALRELSRKRLTHSLTEALRGEVDPRSLNIEVQPRNGAGSELVIVISYTLTAVRHEERQEFEVSF, from the coding sequence ATGGCATTCATGGGCGACACGCCTTATATGAAGTTTCCCTTCCGCGTCGGCGAATCCGGCGTCGAGGTCAGTGACCGCATCCGTCACGTGCGCGAGCAGGTCGAGCAGGTGTTGTACACCGATCCCGGCGAACGGGTCTTCCGTCCGGAGTTCGGTGCGGGACTGCGCGCGCTGGTGTTCGAACCGAACAACTCTGCCCTGCGCGAGCTCAGCCGCAAGCGCCTCACGCACTCGTTGACGGAAGCGTTGCGCGGCGAGGTCGATCCGCGCAGTCTCAACATCGAAGTGCAACCGCGAAACGGCGCGGGCAGCGAACTCGTCATCGTCATCAGCTACACGCTGACGGCGGTACGGCATGAAGAACGGCAGGAATTCGAAGTCAGTTTTTAG
- a CDS encoding baseplate J/gp47 family protein, giving the protein MSERHDLTRWNRAGLSRFRYVDGNAITFLETLREQLWQRFRDPAGEKDQWPDLNRQTIPQEGQENEYRWDLLPRRQPIPENESSVDRQERTIRQYREQRPDYGWEVTRALARSVHVLTEHIDAYANEGYLQTATQWENVRRLVNLLNYHPAPPASAQTTLVLLAKEGKNGVVPAGFQVKNLPTETNPMVIFENAEALEIDSVLNAMKLKDWDVSIDTFRDLGTTGVARLSDRRADAVQGMGPAYYDELKQRAYPPAEFPEPDPNNEQYPLTLERLAQMEVDNDEIRFRELITKARMLTQFELDTEMWSALLTRTLLDLVNAKESDLAELSGQSKYAVAILQEELRRVQIALDEPVFAALTLSELGGAGLAAAEPVAVWIADKTQNVEAGQWALIVSNTQPFYAAVVRVDSIDETTRAVELQPVAHQKDWRDWVIAETVLHIRPKFRRAAWLNGPGVLRLGSGHGLSVDDVVAWEAGGEWRFARVLDADAQSVRLSGDLFPVEGEEVYHAVSIQRDGELRFPVGHRIALYIDTNKIYRPLQHILDTFNKSWADMLVESEEGDQYYELIFSWIDELFVVMDSASPAGTVQNVSAGEFVFNGNGEGFEIGDWLIGEYEGSGGGPRFYPVQVLQKEDAAGHFTLRLTPAHHSGLTFPAQAPLRAVRGPFRGVILPTGYGPNPNPVSGATIRLDARTADSFPELLIKGRRVMLKMERDENQSPVVHAATILKVDPVLYELTLDPPVDGASGFTVGRTEVHGNVGVWSHGETKPERVLGSGNATVTHQQFELKVTDVTFVPDATHPFGVRADVEVKVGNQSWQQQATLTASHPEDPHYSVRTTEDGHLLIGFGDGIKGRRLPTGTNNVRVRFRQGTGSNGNQAAGSVVKPVKPHPALKQVQQPQAASGGNERESIESLRSNAPSSVLTLERAVSETDFSHLAMRHSSVWQARAWFRTTGYRRQETVEVVVVPANGIRSPQVERDIAEFIKSHTLPGVRIELRHFEPVLFPLTVTLRVKTDQFDKDQVMKSVRNALEQALTLKQRRLGEPLYRSAVFQIVEAVEGVENSTVEMGEPVYAEDATSTVRQVARAADGSIRVIRPALNQVLHMEGTSTLLTLRVEDYLA; this is encoded by the coding sequence ATGAGCGAGCGTCACGATCTCACACGCTGGAACCGCGCGGGCCTCAGCCGCTTTCGTTATGTGGACGGAAACGCCATAACGTTTCTCGAAACCCTGCGCGAACAGTTGTGGCAACGATTCCGCGATCCGGCAGGAGAAAAGGACCAGTGGCCGGACCTCAACCGGCAAACCATTCCGCAGGAAGGACAGGAGAACGAGTACCGATGGGACCTCCTGCCACGCCGCCAGCCCATCCCGGAGAACGAATCCTCTGTGGATCGGCAGGAGCGAACCATACGGCAATACCGCGAACAGCGGCCGGATTACGGATGGGAAGTCACCCGCGCGCTGGCGCGTTCGGTTCACGTGTTGACCGAGCACATCGACGCGTATGCCAACGAAGGGTACCTGCAAACGGCGACGCAATGGGAAAACGTCCGGCGGCTGGTGAACCTGCTGAATTACCATCCGGCGCCGCCCGCCTCCGCACAGACCACGCTGGTCCTGCTTGCGAAGGAAGGCAAAAACGGGGTTGTCCCTGCGGGATTCCAGGTGAAGAACCTGCCGACCGAAACCAATCCGATGGTGATCTTCGAAAACGCGGAAGCATTGGAAATCGATTCCGTTTTGAACGCGATGAAGCTGAAGGACTGGGACGTCTCCATCGACACCTTCCGCGATCTCGGCACTACGGGAGTGGCCCGCCTTTCGGACCGGCGGGCGGATGCGGTGCAGGGCATGGGGCCGGCGTATTACGACGAGCTCAAACAGCGTGCGTATCCTCCAGCGGAGTTTCCCGAGCCCGATCCCAATAACGAACAGTATCCATTGACGCTGGAGCGGCTGGCGCAGATGGAAGTGGACAACGATGAAATTCGTTTTCGCGAACTCATCACCAAGGCGCGCATGCTGACGCAGTTTGAACTGGATACGGAAATGTGGTCGGCCCTTTTGACTCGCACACTGCTCGATCTGGTAAACGCAAAGGAATCGGACCTGGCGGAGCTTTCAGGTCAGTCGAAATATGCGGTGGCGATATTGCAGGAGGAATTGCGCCGCGTGCAGATCGCGCTCGACGAACCGGTATTCGCCGCACTCACATTGTCGGAACTGGGCGGAGCGGGTCTGGCTGCAGCCGAACCGGTGGCGGTGTGGATCGCGGACAAAACACAGAACGTGGAGGCGGGCCAATGGGCTTTGATCGTATCCAACACCCAGCCATTCTACGCCGCTGTGGTTCGAGTCGATTCGATAGATGAAACTACGCGGGCGGTCGAACTGCAACCGGTGGCCCACCAGAAGGACTGGCGCGACTGGGTGATCGCCGAAACGGTCCTCCACATCCGTCCGAAGTTCCGCCGTGCGGCGTGGCTGAACGGACCCGGCGTCCTGCGTCTCGGTTCGGGGCACGGTTTGTCGGTGGATGACGTGGTGGCGTGGGAAGCTGGCGGTGAGTGGCGGTTTGCAAGGGTGCTGGACGCCGATGCGCAATCTGTGCGCCTGTCGGGAGATCTCTTTCCGGTTGAAGGTGAGGAGGTGTACCACGCCGTGTCGATCCAGCGCGACGGGGAGCTCCGGTTTCCGGTAGGTCATCGCATTGCGCTTTACATCGATACCAATAAAATTTACCGACCGCTCCAACACATACTTGATACGTTTAATAAGTCCTGGGCCGACATGCTGGTGGAATCCGAGGAAGGGGATCAGTATTACGAACTAATCTTCTCCTGGATTGATGAACTGTTTGTGGTGATGGATTCCGCTTCCCCGGCAGGGACGGTTCAAAACGTATCTGCGGGTGAGTTTGTGTTCAACGGCAACGGAGAGGGTTTTGAAATCGGCGACTGGCTGATCGGGGAGTATGAAGGCAGTGGTGGCGGTCCGCGTTTTTATCCCGTGCAGGTTCTACAGAAAGAGGATGCGGCGGGTCACTTCACCCTGCGCCTCACCCCGGCGCACCATTCCGGCCTCACGTTTCCGGCTCAGGCTCCCCTGCGTGCCGTGCGGGGTCCGTTCCGTGGCGTCATCCTGCCGACGGGGTACGGACCCAATCCCAATCCCGTCTCCGGCGCAACGATCCGGCTCGATGCGCGCACGGCAGATTCGTTTCCCGAACTGCTGATCAAGGGACGGCGGGTGATGTTGAAGATGGAGCGGGATGAAAACCAGAGTCCGGTGGTGCACGCGGCCACGATTTTAAAAGTCGATCCCGTTCTTTACGAACTCACGCTCGACCCTCCCGTCGATGGCGCGTCGGGGTTCACCGTCGGACGCACCGAGGTGCATGGCAACGTCGGTGTGTGGTCGCACGGCGAAACCAAACCGGAACGCGTATTGGGCAGCGGCAACGCCACGGTCACGCACCAGCAGTTTGAATTGAAAGTGACTGATGTGACCTTTGTTCCGGACGCGACGCATCCCTTCGGCGTGCGGGCCGATGTGGAGGTGAAGGTGGGCAACCAAAGTTGGCAACAGCAGGCGACGCTCACCGCTTCTCATCCCGAAGATCCACATTACAGCGTGCGCACTACCGAGGACGGCCATTTATTGATCGGGTTCGGCGACGGCATCAAGGGACGCCGTCTGCCTACCGGAACCAACAACGTGCGCGTCCGGTTTCGCCAGGGCACGGGATCGAACGGCAACCAGGCGGCGGGCTCGGTCGTCAAGCCGGTCAAACCGCATCCCGCGTTGAAGCAGGTTCAACAACCCCAAGCGGCGAGCGGCGGCAACGAACGTGAGAGCATCGAGTCGCTCCGCAGCAACGCGCCGTCGAGTGTGCTGACATTGGAACGCGCGGTGTCGGAAACCGATTTCTCGCATTTGGCCATGCGTCACAGCAGTGTATGGCAGGCGCGGGCGTGGTTCCGCACCACGGGATACCGCCGGCAGGAAACCGTCGAAGTGGTGGTGGTCCCGGCAAATGGAATTCGCTCCCCGCAGGTCGAGCGTGATATTGCGGAGTTCATCAAGTCGCACACCCTGCCCGGGGTGCGCATCGAGTTGCGCCACTTTGAGCCGGTATTGTTTCCACTCACCGTCACCCTGCGCGTCAAAACCGACCAGTTTGACAAAGACCAGGTCATGAAGTCGGTGCGGAACGCACTGGAGCAGGCATTGACTCTGAAGCAACGCCGTCTGGGAGAACCTCTTTACCGGAGCGCGGTATTCCAGATCGTGGAGGCGGTGGAGGGGGTGGAGAACTCGACTGTCGAAATGGGTGAACCGGTATACGCGGAAGATGCAACGAGCACCGTGCGGCAGGTGGCGCGCGCGGCGGATGGATCCATCCGCGTCATCCGTCCCGCCCTCAACCAAGTATTGCACATGGAAGGAACGAGCACCTTGTTGACCCTGCGCGTGGAGGATTACCTCGCATGA
- a CDS encoding phage tail protein, translated as MTTTTRKENGRRLFDLLPAVYRTNDNSDHNRNQGRRERYNGDLGLYLDACGELLDQVQHTLEQRLADLFPDNPLEADRLACQEWLLPYFAKLLDVRLVSPHARGMREEVANAVSWRQRKGTLRVAELLAEAVGQMEVELHEGWKRVAATPRIDKPHLRATALGYSSALDEERYENFPQVISRHPALPAVTVDFRHPSGGRQTKAHNPAARVSKFSDQSVAWRPVSLHGAPCHADSYEDVSRRTVDMRSPDWKRGHYHPKRMLFYYPPPAGFFDKPVQSFKWADHANFLEITEYYERGNKVIEFARKEVEGVESDVWQVEDAVTLTEPSVYRFSGLQFLDALTIENGFLEMERCTVKELTGEREDFMNPVLTVRDGLLESITADKGLVQLEYSTVLKTASVGKLQASDCIFMQSIQFAIPAASVPGKHCIRFSRLQPGQSMNGVTAFKNTRDTVHLFSSAYGERGCGVLHPATSDTVTTGAEEGGEMGAYHHQFLVRQRQAMLDKLQDYIPVGMQAALVPDPRLLVVPPDDTNGDETES; from the coding sequence ATGACCACGACAACCCGAAAAGAAAATGGACGGCGACTGTTCGACCTTCTGCCTGCGGTGTACCGCACCAACGACAACAGCGATCACAACCGGAATCAGGGACGGCGGGAGCGGTACAACGGCGACCTAGGATTGTATCTCGACGCATGCGGCGAACTGCTCGACCAGGTGCAGCACACGCTGGAACAACGCCTGGCCGACTTGTTTCCCGACAATCCGCTGGAAGCCGACCGCCTGGCGTGTCAGGAATGGTTGCTTCCCTACTTTGCGAAACTACTTGATGTCAGGCTGGTGTCACCGCATGCGCGCGGTATGCGGGAAGAGGTCGCCAACGCGGTGAGCTGGCGTCAGCGCAAAGGCACGTTGCGGGTTGCGGAATTGCTTGCCGAGGCGGTCGGGCAAATGGAAGTCGAACTGCACGAAGGCTGGAAGCGCGTCGCCGCCACCCCGCGCATCGACAAACCGCACCTGCGCGCCACCGCTCTCGGTTACAGTAGCGCTTTGGACGAAGAACGTTACGAGAACTTTCCGCAAGTCATCAGCCGTCATCCCGCATTGCCTGCGGTGACGGTGGACTTCCGTCATCCATCGGGTGGAAGGCAGACGAAAGCGCACAACCCCGCCGCGCGGGTGAGTAAATTCAGCGATCAGTCCGTTGCGTGGCGTCCGGTCAGCCTGCACGGCGCACCGTGTCACGCCGATTCTTATGAAGACGTATCGCGACGTACCGTGGACATGCGGTCTCCCGATTGGAAACGCGGGCACTATCATCCCAAACGAATGTTGTTTTATTATCCGCCGCCGGCGGGGTTTTTCGACAAGCCGGTTCAGTCCTTCAAATGGGCGGACCACGCAAACTTTCTGGAAATCACCGAGTATTACGAAAGAGGTAATAAAGTCATTGAATTCGCGCGAAAGGAAGTGGAGGGCGTTGAGTCGGATGTGTGGCAGGTGGAGGATGCGGTCACCCTGACCGAGCCTTCCGTGTACCGTTTTTCCGGTCTGCAATTTCTCGATGCACTTACCATCGAAAACGGATTTCTTGAAATGGAACGCTGTACGGTGAAGGAATTAACGGGTGAACGGGAAGACTTCATGAACCCCGTGCTCACCGTCCGCGACGGATTGTTGGAAAGCATCACCGCGGACAAGGGGCTGGTGCAATTGGAATACTCCACTGTATTGAAAACGGCATCGGTTGGAAAGCTCCAGGCCAGTGATTGCATTTTCATGCAATCCATTCAATTCGCAATTCCCGCAGCGTCCGTGCCCGGCAAACACTGCATCCGGTTCAGCCGGTTGCAACCGGGACAGTCAATGAACGGCGTGACCGCATTCAAGAACACCCGCGACACGGTTCACCTGTTCTCCAGTGCTTATGGTGAGCGCGGATGCGGGGTTTTACACCCAGCGACGTCCGACACCGTCACCACAGGTGCGGAGGAGGGTGGAGAGATGGGTGCGTACCATCATCAATTCCTTGTCCGGCAGAGGCAGGCCATGCTGGACAAGTTGCAGGATTACATTCCGGTTGGAATGCAGGCGGCGTTGGTTCCCGATCCGCGTCTGCTTGTGGTGCCGCCGGACGACACCAACGGAGACGAGACCGAATCATGA
- a CDS encoding DUF6519 domain-containing protein — protein sequence MKTQISRNSRVPSSRYSGVYQQQGRMLTDADWNELSDLVKERLHQALTDVLGSGVPKDRGMIELKDKDREVNSLRWGRVFVDGIPAEVRPRVEEDEAPPESFEFDKQADLPPGNNDALITPPATGEYWLYVDVWDRTVTSLEDDQLRDPALQGADTCTRTQTMAQVKWAESGDDIDALPQKGNAPLSLILRQGRTEPDPCDPCAEEVNLGMEIGNYLFRVEVHDAEYNSAGRLLKLTLKWSSENGAEQYEVQEADTDYPPEFLDYGKWTYEFFSGADALFASEKHLGVFLQRNNNYPLRGPLVHGSAPEGEEDPFSLIRRWDGYCTLSRSNPSQNWTIEGADRISPLSTTSGEDAPGHVDVDDSLMIGLSALDLEVALRVQDEGGTERDAVFVPGDFWYAPVRERVHMAGDVILPAQEPEGIRHHYLKLAKIVDGNVVTEDTVWNGPGADGEHPRKFPFPRLSELDAQDVGYTPACDDNEVTPDLKSFLQNELGADWPGLNGREASVRDVLDALLCDMNAAHLPLDLDDTENCLLTRDENLETVQQALNRLCERIRDLTAGDIAFTLPECAEPSLKTCLEDLVEPKWKPENPGEPTDVAKVLETLLCQLNARHLPMDPTDSQLCHELQEDKTVQDALNTLCLMRRQGCVTLSLDPADGDIAQVIETQVQNDPAITDVNLCLRSGEFRISKPVLLKNKGHIKISGAGKGTRIVLGQGEKVWEFEGCKSVVLEDVHLESETLSTGFHGRNGLLHALNCGPVQAERVSFKTAAGVRTKATGITVRMDDTATAAQMKNARARIRECEFNVGHLQQGILLVNMKRSMVEDNVLRVVPKPKNLTFDTLVNNKARRNKLVKRLISNFQIDKTGVSGSSKGDEKRLTLPRAARRIRSP from the coding sequence ATGAAGACCCAGATTTCCCGAAACTCGCGAGTGCCTTCGAGCCGGTATTCCGGGGTGTATCAACAGCAGGGCCGCATGCTCACTGATGCCGACTGGAACGAATTAAGCGACCTGGTGAAGGAACGCCTGCACCAGGCGTTGACCGACGTACTAGGCAGTGGAGTGCCCAAAGACCGCGGCATGATCGAACTGAAGGACAAAGACCGCGAGGTGAATTCCCTGCGCTGGGGCCGTGTATTTGTGGACGGCATTCCCGCGGAAGTACGTCCACGCGTGGAGGAGGATGAAGCCCCGCCGGAGTCGTTTGAATTCGACAAACAGGCAGACCTGCCACCCGGCAACAACGACGCGTTGATCACCCCCCCTGCTACCGGCGAATACTGGCTGTACGTGGATGTGTGGGACCGGACAGTCACATCATTGGAAGATGATCAATTGCGCGATCCCGCCTTGCAGGGGGCGGACACCTGCACGCGCACGCAAACCATGGCGCAGGTCAAGTGGGCGGAAAGCGGTGATGACATCGACGCCCTTCCGCAAAAAGGCAACGCACCGCTGTCGCTCATCCTGCGGCAGGGCCGGACAGAGCCGGACCCCTGTGATCCGTGTGCGGAAGAGGTCAACCTGGGCATGGAAATCGGCAACTACCTGTTCCGCGTAGAGGTGCACGATGCCGAATACAACAGCGCGGGACGACTGCTGAAACTGACGCTCAAATGGTCCAGCGAAAACGGAGCGGAGCAGTATGAAGTGCAGGAAGCCGACACCGATTATCCGCCCGAGTTCCTCGATTATGGGAAATGGACGTACGAATTTTTCAGCGGCGCGGATGCGTTGTTCGCGAGCGAAAAACATCTCGGCGTGTTTCTGCAGAGAAACAATAATTATCCGTTGCGCGGACCGTTGGTACACGGCAGCGCGCCGGAAGGCGAGGAGGATCCGTTCTCGCTGATCCGCCGCTGGGATGGCTACTGCACGCTCAGCCGATCCAACCCGTCACAGAACTGGACGATAGAAGGTGCCGACCGCATCTCCCCGCTTTCCACTACAAGCGGCGAGGATGCACCGGGTCACGTGGATGTGGACGACTCCCTGATGATCGGACTCAGCGCTCTGGATCTCGAAGTCGCATTGCGGGTGCAGGACGAAGGCGGTACGGAACGCGATGCGGTTTTTGTCCCCGGGGATTTCTGGTACGCGCCGGTGCGCGAGCGGGTGCACATGGCGGGCGATGTCATCCTGCCCGCTCAGGAGCCGGAGGGAATACGACATCATTATTTGAAACTCGCTAAAATCGTGGATGGAAATGTGGTGACCGAGGACACGGTGTGGAACGGACCCGGTGCCGATGGCGAGCATCCGCGCAAGTTCCCCTTTCCACGTCTGTCCGAACTCGATGCGCAGGATGTCGGCTATACCCCCGCATGCGACGACAACGAAGTGACGCCGGACCTGAAATCGTTCCTGCAAAATGAATTGGGTGCGGACTGGCCGGGATTGAACGGCCGCGAGGCCTCGGTACGGGATGTGCTCGACGCGCTGCTTTGCGATATGAACGCGGCGCATCTGCCGCTGGATTTGGACGACACCGAAAACTGCCTGCTCACGCGAGATGAAAACCTGGAGACGGTGCAGCAGGCGCTCAACCGCCTGTGCGAACGCATCCGCGATCTGACAGCCGGGGATATTGCGTTCACCTTGCCGGAATGCGCGGAGCCCAGTCTCAAGACCTGCCTTGAGGACCTGGTCGAACCCAAGTGGAAACCGGAAAATCCGGGTGAGCCCACGGATGTGGCGAAGGTGCTGGAGACATTACTCTGCCAGCTTAATGCCCGGCATCTGCCTATGGACCCCACCGACAGCCAGTTGTGCCATGAGTTGCAGGAAGATAAAACGGTGCAGGACGCGTTGAACACACTTTGCCTCATGCGGCGTCAGGGATGCGTCACCCTGTCGCTCGATCCCGCCGATGGCGACATCGCACAGGTGATCGAAACCCAGGTTCAAAACGATCCTGCCATCACTGACGTGAACCTGTGCCTCCGCAGCGGCGAATTTCGCATTTCCAAGCCGGTATTGTTGAAGAATAAGGGCCACATCAAAATCAGCGGCGCGGGCAAGGGGACCCGCATCGTTTTGGGTCAGGGCGAGAAGGTTTGGGAGTTTGAAGGATGTAAGAGCGTGGTCCTCGAAGACGTGCATCTGGAAAGTGAAACGCTGTCCACGGGGTTTCACGGCCGTAATGGCCTGCTACATGCATTGAACTGCGGCCCGGTGCAGGCGGAGCGGGTTTCATTCAAGACCGCCGCGGGTGTGCGCACCAAGGCGACGGGAATCACCGTGCGCATGGATGATACCGCAACAGCAGCTCAAATGAAAAATGCTAGAGCGCGTATTCGGGAATGCGAGTTCAACGTGGGCCACCTGCAACAAGGCATCCTGCTGGTCAACATGAAGCGGTCGATGGTTGAAGACAATGTCCTGCGTGTGGTCCCGAAACCGAAAAACCTCACCTTCGATACTCTGGTGAACAACAAGGCGCGGCGGAATAAACTGGTGAAACGGTTGATCTCGAATTTTCAGATCGACAAGACCGGCGTGAGCGGTTCCTCCAAGGGTGACGAAAAACGTTTAACATTACCAAGGGCGGCAAGACGTATAAGATCACCATGA
- a CDS encoding right-handed parallel beta-helix repeat-containing protein, whose translation MKSSVPEDQWTAYFKNNPPKDADMKDEASFEAYIEEQINHVVENPDKLPSYKSQSNRMRSIFEAQGTMDMYNGPAMKAARRNMLAGETKVETAESRETTSYQVTLKVGSLEVRFDSELPTDVWKRVVQDVPFAQRTESKLEGALRVQAEKMIVDAAYRNKFAEVKAWWERLRTESNPAVAVQGIVCAGHHAEEVRIHNNSLEGVNEGIHVGTSANQMNPNRVYHSGTVYISGNVMSLRRPVEQAVGVSGIFVGNCRHLTIENNRIKVPTFKKTKSQPFHHNWGVLIHGYLGRMVVVRQNRTQHCQTGIGVFALPQSESGNMWVAEYNLAEGASTVINAPDFIKSNNIS comes from the coding sequence ATGAAGTCCTCGGTTCCAGAAGATCAGTGGACCGCCTACTTCAAAAACAATCCACCCAAGGACGCAGACATGAAGGATGAGGCGTCCTTTGAGGCCTACATAGAGGAGCAGATCAACCATGTTGTTGAGAATCCGGACAAACTGCCTTCCTACAAATCGCAGTCTAACCGCATGAGGTCCATCTTCGAAGCACAGGGCACCATGGACATGTACAACGGTCCGGCAATGAAAGCTGCGCGCCGCAACATGCTGGCAGGAGAGACGAAAGTCGAGACAGCGGAATCCAGGGAAACCACGTCTTACCAGGTGACATTGAAAGTGGGAAGCCTGGAGGTGCGTTTTGATTCCGAGTTGCCCACCGACGTCTGGAAGCGGGTGGTGCAGGATGTGCCTTTCGCGCAGAGAACCGAATCCAAGCTGGAAGGCGCGTTGCGCGTGCAGGCGGAAAAGATGATCGTCGATGCGGCTTACCGGAACAAGTTCGCGGAGGTCAAGGCATGGTGGGAACGTTTGCGCACAGAGAGCAATCCGGCGGTTGCCGTGCAAGGCATTGTTTGCGCCGGGCATCATGCGGAAGAAGTGCGCATTCACAACAATTCGCTGGAAGGTGTCAATGAAGGCATTCATGTCGGCACCAGCGCCAACCAGATGAACCCGAACCGGGTTTACCACAGCGGCACTGTTTACATTTCAGGAAATGTCATGAGCCTGCGCCGCCCGGTGGAGCAGGCGGTGGGCGTCTCCGGGATTTTTGTCGGCAACTGCCGTCACCTGACGATCGAGAACAACCGCATCAAGGTCCCCACGTTCAAGAAAACAAAATCGCAGCCGTTTCACCACAACTGGGGCGTTCTGATTCACGGTTACCTGGGCCGTATGGTGGTGGTGCGCCAGAACCGTACGCAACACTGCCAGACCGGCATCGGCGTGTTCGCCCTGCCGCAATCCGAGTCGGGGAACATGTGGGTGGCGGAGTACAACCTGGCAGAAGGTGCGAGCACTGTGATCAACGCACCGGACTTCATCAAGTCGAACAATATTTCTTGA
- a CDS encoding eCIS core domain-containing protein, with amino-acid sequence MESIEKVQRKSNGGGMTHVADPGTNARIQSPSGGRPLSSGLRSFVEPRLNQDFSNVRVHDAQQDREDATSLQARAFTYGNHIWVGKNESADDRRLMTHELVHVVQQGGGVKRKPAPEISKAPKRVQGGWWDDVKAAGSAFVEAVADPAEALRKAKDALLSKASEFVQEVPGFKLLTVILGKNPITDKTVDRNANNLIEGFLEFVPGGTKMFQNLKESGALQKAYDWLQEQLKKLNLGWSVIKGLFRKAWDAVSLSDIANPFGIFDKLKRIFMPPLIRIKNFAVAVGEKIIEFVFEGAMKLAGPLAQKVVGVFKQGKDVFSTIINDPVQFLKNLLSSVKGGFGQFKDNIVEHLKKGLFGWLFGALEGAGLTLPKKFDLKGILSITLQVLGLTYARVRTKLVKVIGEKRVTYIEKAIEVVKILVTEGLAGVWKKTAGLDRVVEGNRHRPDPQLGHHADCQGRGQKTGLAVQSRRRHHPGHPHHVRRDRVFHRAHKTDHRRGGIDIPVHRQNRPRPVGRGQKLCGADSEPNRAGGDQFSRQLCRTGRHLEKDQGHHQVHSEESGHGHQQTGQLHRGQGEGPVRQGQGGSGKSEAVVERAQDLHRGQEKAFHVF; translated from the coding sequence GTGGAATCGATCGAAAAGGTGCAGCGCAAAAGCAACGGCGGCGGCATGACGCATGTGGCCGATCCGGGCACCAACGCGAGAATTCAATCACCCAGCGGCGGCCGGCCGCTGTCCTCCGGCCTGCGATCGTTTGTCGAACCGCGGCTCAACCAGGATTTTTCCAACGTCCGTGTGCACGACGCGCAACAGGACCGGGAAGATGCAACGTCCCTGCAGGCGCGTGCTTTCACTTACGGCAACCACATCTGGGTCGGCAAAAACGAAAGTGCTGATGACCGCCGGTTGATGACACACGAACTGGTGCACGTGGTTCAGCAGGGTGGCGGGGTGAAACGCAAACCGGCTCCTGAAATTTCGAAAGCTCCGAAACGGGTGCAGGGGGGCTGGTGGGACGATGTCAAAGCCGCCGGCAGCGCGTTCGTGGAAGCCGTGGCCGATCCCGCCGAAGCTTTGCGCAAAGCCAAGGATGCGTTGTTGAGCAAGGCGTCGGAGTTCGTGCAGGAAGTTCCCGGATTCAAACTGCTCACCGTCATCCTTGGCAAGAACCCGATCACCGACAAAACAGTGGACCGCAACGCCAACAACCTGATCGAAGGTTTTCTCGAGTTCGTGCCCGGCGGCACGAAGATGTTCCAGAACCTGAAGGAATCCGGCGCCCTGCAAAAAGCGTACGACTGGTTGCAGGAGCAGTTGAAAAAACTCAATCTCGGCTGGTCCGTAATCAAGGGACTGTTCCGCAAGGCATGGGACGCCGTCAGCCTGTCCGATATCGCCAATCCTTTCGGCATATTCGATAAATTGAAACGGATCTTCATGCCGCCGCTGATCCGTATCAAGAACTTCGCGGTGGCGGTGGGCGAAAAGATCATCGAATTCGTATTTGAAGGGGCGATGAAACTGGCAGGGCCGCTGGCGCAGAAAGTCGTTGGGGTTTTCAAGCAGGGCAAGGATGTGTTTTCCACCATCATCAACGACCCCGTGCAGTTCCTGAAAAACCTGCTCTCCTCAGTAAAAGGCGGTTTTGGCCAGTTCAAGGACAACATAGTCGAGCATCTTAAAAAGGGCTTGTTCGGCTGGTTGTTCGGCGCGCTGGAAGGTGCGGGTCTGACCCTTCCCAAAAAGTTCGACCTCAAGGGAATCCTGTCCATCACCCTGCAGGTTTTGGGCCTGACGTACGCACGCGTGCGCACCAAGCTGGTGAAGGTGATCGGCGAAAAACGGGTGACCTACATCGAAAAGGCCATCGAGGTGGTGAAGATCCTGGTCACCGAAGGCCTCGCGGGGGTGTGGAAAAAAACTGCTGGGCTGGATCGGGTCGTTGAAGGAAATCGTCATCGCCCAGATCCGCAACTGGGTCATCACGCAGATTGTCAAGGCCGCGGTCAAAAAACTGGTCTCGCTGTTCAGTCCCGTCGGCGCCATCATCCAGGCCATCCTCACCACGTACGACGTGATCGTGTTTTTCATCGAGCGCATAAAACAGATCATCGCCGTGGTGGAATCGATATTCCAGTCCATCGGCAAAATCGCCCGCGGCCAGTTGGGCGAGGCCAAAAACTTTGTGGAGCAGACTCTGAGCCGAACCGTGCCGGTGGTGATCAGTTTTCTCGCCAGCTTTGCCGGACTGGGCGGCATCTCGAAAAAGATCAAGGCCATCATCAAGTCCATTCAGAAGAAAGTGGACACGGCCATCAGCAAACTGGTCAACTTCATCGTGGGCAAGGCGAAGGCCCTGTTCGGCAAGGCCAAGGCGGCAGCGGGAAAAGTGAAGCAGTGGTGGAGCGAGCGCAAGACCTTCACCGTGGGCAAGAAAAAGCATTCCATGTTTTTTGA